From Pseudorca crassidens isolate mPseCra1 chromosome 7, mPseCra1.hap1, whole genome shotgun sequence, a single genomic window includes:
- the LOC137227880 gene encoding interferon alpha-4-like, which yields MAPTLSLLLALVLLSCHSNCSLGCDLPQTHSLANTRALMLLRQMRRISPFSCLKDRNDFGFPQEAFGGNQFQKAQAIAVVHEMIQQTFQLFSTEGSAAAWDETLLDKFCTALYQQLTDLQACLMQEAGLEGTPLLKEDSILAVRKYFHRITVYLQEKKYSPCAWEIVRAEVMRSFSSSTNL from the coding sequence ATGGCCCCAACCTTGTCCTTACTCCTGGCCCTGGTGCTGCTCAGCTGCCACTCCAACTGCTCTCTGGGCTGCGACCTGCCTCAGACCCACAGCCTGGCTAACACGAGGGCCCTGATGCTCCTGCGACAGATGAGGAGAATCTCCCCCTTCTCCTGCCTGAAGGACAGAAATGACTTTGGATTCCCCCAGGAGGCGTTTGGAGGCAACCAGTTCCAGAAGGCTCAAGCCATCGCTGTCGTCCATGAGATGATCCAGCAGACCTTCCAGCTCTTCAGCACAGAGGGCTCGGCTGCTGCTTGGGATGAGACCCTCCTGGACAAGTTCTGCACTGCACTTTATCAGCAGCTCACTGACCTGCAAGCCTGTCTGATGCAGGAGGCGGGGCTGGAAGGGACTCCCCTGCTGAAGGAGGACTCCATCCTGGCTGTGAGGAAATACTTCCACAGAATCACTGTCTATCTGCAAGAGAAGAAGTACAGCCCTTGTGCCTGGGAGATTGTCAGAGCAGAAGTCATGAGATCCTTCTCTTCATCAACGAACTTGTAA